TCCGGGCAGCAGAGCGAACAGTGCCCCGCCGCCGACCGCCTTCGCGGTGGCCGGGTGACGGTTGTCGGCGTCGAACAGGTAGGTCTCCACGCACGACATACCGACGTACGCGGGTGCCGCCTCGGAGAGCAGGGGGCGGACCCGTGACCACGCGCCGTCGGCGCCGACCAGCAGGTCGCTGACGACGGTGGCGCCGTCGTCGAAGGTCACCTCGTGCCGGCCGGCACCGAGGGCGCGGACGGCGCTCACCTTGCTCCCCCAGCGGACGGTGCCGGGCGGGAGCGAGTCGAGCAGGAGTCGGCGCAGCTCACCGCGCTGCACCTCGGGGCGGCCACCCGTGCCGTCGTCCCCCTGGTCGAAGAGGACGGCTCCGTCCCGGTCGAGGACCCGTATCGCCTGGCGGCCCTCCAGGACCAGGTCGCGGAACTCGTCGATCAGGCCGGCCGCCCGCAGAGCGGGCTGGCCGTTGTAGTCGTGGATGTCGAGCATCCCGCCCTGCGAACGCGCCGTCGGGGACGCCTCCGCCTCGTAGACCGTCGACGGGACGCCGTGGACGTGGAGAACGCGGGCGAGGGTGAGCCCTCCGAGCCCTGCGCCGATGATCGTGACGTGACTGGTCATGGTGGTTCCTCTGGGATCGCGCGTCCATCGGGTGGGCCACCCGGCGGAACATTTCTGGAATGCCGTTCCAGAAGCAGACTGGAGCGCCGTTCCAGAGATGTCAAGCTGGAACGGCATTCCAGGCTGTGCCAGGATGTGCGCATGGCAACCAGGAGTCGTCGTACCGAGCGACGTGAGGAACCGCTCTCACGGGACCGGATCGTCGAGGCCGCGATCGGGATTCTCGACACGGCGGGCGAGAGCGGACTCACGTTCCGCGCACTGGCCGGGCGTCTCGCCACCGGGCCCGGCGCGATCTACTGGCATGTCACGGGCAAGGACGAACTGCTCCACGCCGCCACGGACGCCGTCGTCACCGCCACGATGACCGTCGGCGCCGCCGGGTCGACACCGCAGGAAACGATCCGCGTCCTCGCCCTCGGCGTGTTCGACGCGATCGACGCCCACCCGTGGATCGGCACCCAACTCGCCCGCGTCCCCTCGCAGTCACCGATGCTGCGCGTCTTCGAACACCTCGGGCGCCAGGTGCAGGCGCTCGGCGTGCCGCACCACGCCCGGTTCACCGCGGCCTCCGCGCTGCTGAACTACATCCTCGGAGTGGGCGGACAGAACGCGGCCAACGCCCGCGTCGTCCAGCCGGACACGGACCGGACCGAGTTCCTGCGCCGTACGGCCGCCGCCTGGGCCGACCTCGATGCCGACGAGTACGCCTTCACCCGCGACGTCGCGGACCAACTGCGCGACCACGACGACCGGACGGAGTTCCTCGCCGGCATCGACCTCATCCTCGCCGGAATCACCGCCGGCCTGTAGCGCTGTCCGCCCCGGGCCGGCCGCTCCGGCGCGTCCACCGGGCTGCGGCCCGCCCCGCGGGGCGTCACTCGCCGGTCGTCCTGTCCACCAGCGCCGCATACGCCAGTTGCAGGGCGTCCGCACCGGCCAGGGCGGTGAAGGCGCCCATGGCGGTGCGGGTGGCGCGGGGCCAGAGCAGCTGGCCCGCGGTCAGGGTGGAGACCACCCACACGCTCGTGCAGAACGGACAGGTCACCAGCTCTGCGAGGGTGTCCTTGCCGTCGTCGGTCCGCGCCTCCTCGTGCAGTTCCGCCGGGCCCTGCGGGCCGACGTAGCGGGTGAACGGGGCCCGGAGCGGACTGGTCACCGACGCCTTGCTCAGCAGCCGGCTGATCCGGAAGGCGGCCACCGCCGTCAGCACCACGTCCGAGGGAGCGGGCCGGTCGGGCAGCGGGCGCCCGCGCAGGCGCACCGCCGACGCCCAGGCCGCCGTGTACGCCCCGAACCCGATCATGGCCGCCGCGTAACCCTCCAGGGGCCGCTCGGGCTCCGCGGAGTACGCGCGCTTGGTGCTGCGGAGAAATCCGTGCAGCCGCCGCGCGAAGCGGTTGTCAACTGCCGTGCCCATGCACCGCTCCCGTCCCGCTCGTCCACCGGTCAGTCCCGTCACCGCTCTCCTGT
This Streptomyces sp. NBC_00377 DNA region includes the following protein-coding sequences:
- a CDS encoding FAD-dependent oxidoreductase — encoded protein: MTSHVTIIGAGLGGLTLARVLHVHGVPSTVYEAEASPTARSQGGMLDIHDYNGQPALRAAGLIDEFRDLVLEGRQAIRVLDRDGAVLFDQGDDGTGGRPEVQRGELRRLLLDSLPPGTVRWGSKVSAVRALGAGRHEVTFDDGATVVSDLLVGADGAWSRVRPLLSEAAPAYVGMSCVETYLFDADNRHPATAKAVGGGALFALLPGRGLLAHRESGGTLHTYVMLTGSPAWFSGIDFTDSTAATTRIAREFDGWAPELTALITDGETAPVLRPLHALPLAHRWDRVPGVTLLGDAAHLSIPNGEGANLALYDGAELGKAIAAHPDDIETALTEYEQAMFPRSAAAATDGAHLHELLYGDNAPHSLIDMFTGSEQTREGSPITPGN
- a CDS encoding TetR/AcrR family transcriptional regulator, which gives rise to MATRSRRTERREEPLSRDRIVEAAIGILDTAGESGLTFRALAGRLATGPGAIYWHVTGKDELLHAATDAVVTATMTVGAAGSTPQETIRVLALGVFDAIDAHPWIGTQLARVPSQSPMLRVFEHLGRQVQALGVPHHARFTAASALLNYILGVGGQNAANARVVQPDTDRTEFLRRTAAAWADLDADEYAFTRDVADQLRDHDDRTEFLAGIDLILAGITAGL
- a CDS encoding DUF1360 domain-containing protein gives rise to the protein MGTAVDNRFARRLHGFLRSTKRAYSAEPERPLEGYAAAMIGFGAYTAAWASAVRLRGRPLPDRPAPSDVVLTAVAAFRISRLLSKASVTSPLRAPFTRYVGPQGPAELHEEARTDDGKDTLAELVTCPFCTSVWVVSTLTAGQLLWPRATRTAMGAFTALAGADALQLAYAALVDRTTGE